The genomic window CCCCTGATATATCAGTTACTGGATTTGTCATCTCTGGACGTGAGTCTGCACGAGGTTTATTTCTGTTTTCCCATATGAACTTAGCCCAGAAGCCTAATGCACCAACGGCGATCGCTAATAATAATGGAACTATTAAATTTAAGGGTAGATTTCTGAAGTTAGTTTTTTGACGCAGGACTTTTGTCGGTTGCCCGGGGTCACTTTCTAGTAATGTTGGTGATGTTGGACTTGCAGTCGCATTCACGGTTGGTATGCTGACACTATCAGGTATGACGACTTGAATAGTTGACTCTGGTTCAGAGTATTTGACTTGATAGTGTACTAAAGCAATGGTGACATTATCATGTCCATTTTTAGTATTGGCAATTTCTATCAAGCGATCGCTAACATCAACTAAATTCTTGCCACCATTGAGAATTGGTAAAATTTCTTTTTCCCAATATTCTTCCACCCGGTCAAAGTCACTCAATCCATCGGATGTGAGCAGAAATACTGTATCTTCGTCGCAAATAAATCTCTGTGCTGTCGGATGTAAAGAAGTGCTGGGACTCATCCCCAAAGCCTGGACTAGAGAACCTGCACCACCTTGCTGTACTGCTTCCCGATAGATAGCGTAGCCTAATCTAACTTCCCGTGAGGCTACATCGTCATCCAGGGTAACTTGATAACAACCTTGGGGGGTAATCCAGTAGGCGCGACTATCACCCACATGAGTAATGTACATCTCATGGGCAAGAGGTAGTGCCATCACCAAGGTTGTCCCCATGCGTTTTCTACCCTGGCGATTTTCGCTGTCATTGCGCTGACTAATTTTGTCGTTAGCAACTGCTACTGCTTTTTCTAAGTCGGCCAGCACAATTGAGGGATCTATATGATCAATAGGTAATCTTGTCAAGTCCTGGACTTGCTGCTGAATAGTTTCAATAGCTAAATTAGAAGCTACATTTCCGCCCTCATGTCCACCAATACCATCACAGACAATAGCTAAGGCTGTCTGAGGTGGTTTACTCAACAGTGTTCCACTAGATGGATAACAGGCATCTTCATTCCGTTCACGCCTAGTTCCCGTGTCTGTTTTGGTAATAATTTGAATAGTGGGTGTTTGGGTTCGCCCTAAATCTCTTAAACCTTGGTCTAAAACGCCAATGAGCAATTCTGGTGAATCAATTTCGCCGACAATCAATAAATTACTAACTTGATCAACAAAATCAGCGATCGCTGGTTTGGCACTGCTGGCTAATTGCTGCCAAAATTCGCCTAATTGAGGTAATTCTGGGGTTTTAGCATGGTCAAAATGCAATTCCAACAACCGTACTAATGTCCCTTCTACCCGTAATAAGTAAGGGTCTAGTAAGCTCGAAACAACACCTTCACTCTTTAAAGGTTGCCAAAGCTGGGCAATTTGCCATAACCAGTTGAGTTGGCGCATGGATGTAGCATGACTCCAAGCATCAGTTAATTGGCTGCATAAACTGATTTGTTGTCCTGTACTGTCAATTACTATTGGCGGTTTTTCTAACAGCAGGATTTCACTGGGGCTGTCTCCTTCAAATAGCTGTAAGACTCCATAGACCTGGGGAACGTTTAAGCGATAGGGAATTAGCCTGAGATAAGGTCTAATGGGCTGTGAATTTTCTACCTCTGGTGCTTGGGGAGGTAGACCAGGGTGAGTGTCGAAAACAACAGATTTATGAATGATTAAATAGCGATCGGCTAATAATTCACCAGGACTGCCTACAGCTAGACCGTTTCCTCCAACCCACAAGTAACGTTGAGGTAAGGGTGTGGAGCATTGCTGGCAAAACTTGTTAGTCAGGGAATTTGTCGCCTGACAATTTGGGCAGTGGAGGAGCGTTGCCGCATCATTTGTCATAGTGTTCGCACCGATCAGCGATTGGCAATTTCTTCAACAATATAAACCGCTCATTTCTCTTCAATTGGACTTGTCCAACTTGGGATGATGATTTTAGCTGGTAGATACCAGAAAATACTAATACGTAATTTACAATCTATGCAAAGAACAGACTCATCTGTCAACCATACAGCCTCATCATAGCTTCTATTCCTGTGCAACTTCCTATAACTAGAGCAACTTACTTTCACCCTGTTCTGCAAGCATAACTACAACTAAATATTTCCTGTTTCCTGGTAGTATATGGCTTTTTGAGTAAGTACCTGAGAACCTAGGCATTTTTCTAGGTGATAATTTGCTGCACCGCTATGAA from Nostoc sp. UHCC 0870 includes these protein-coding regions:
- a CDS encoding PP2C family serine/threonine-protein phosphatase, which encodes MTNDAATLLHCPNCQATNSLTNKFCQQCSTPLPQRYLWVGGNGLAVGSPGELLADRYLIIHKSVVFDTHPGLPPQAPEVENSQPIRPYLRLIPYRLNVPQVYGVLQLFEGDSPSEILLLEKPPIVIDSTGQQISLCSQLTDAWSHATSMRQLNWLWQIAQLWQPLKSEGVVSSLLDPYLLRVEGTLVRLLELHFDHAKTPELPQLGEFWQQLASSAKPAIADFVDQVSNLLIVGEIDSPELLIGVLDQGLRDLGRTQTPTIQIITKTDTGTRRERNEDACYPSSGTLLSKPPQTALAIVCDGIGGHEGGNVASNLAIETIQQQVQDLTRLPIDHIDPSIVLADLEKAVAVANDKISQRNDSENRQGRKRMGTTLVMALPLAHEMYITHVGDSRAYWITPQGCYQVTLDDDVASREVRLGYAIYREAVQQGGAGSLVQALGMSPSTSLHPTAQRFICDEDTVFLLTSDGLSDFDRVEEYWEKEILPILNGGKNLVDVSDRLIEIANTKNGHDNVTIALVHYQVKYSEPESTIQVVIPDSVSIPTVNATASPTSPTLLESDPGQPTKVLRQKTNFRNLPLNLIVPLLLAIAVGALGFWAKFIWENRNKPRADSRPEMTNPVTDISGERRMDNLQTGWIIRTKNPISLKDGGKLPGDTYLKVLNKKPNSQLAPEDYDVSLYVCTNPGSVAKTQVITLLNLKKSGVDVLQADDQFPCDTSSNGKPQTVTESK